In the bacterium genome, CAACCCGATATGAGTTTCAAGGGTGTTGGTGAAGATGGTGTTATACCCATGACAGTCCGTGCCGGTGCGAGTTATTGGATTCAAGACGCACTGCTTCCTGCTATGGATATTCAGTATATTATGGACGAGGTTAATGGTGGCAATGAAATCCATCATTATAATGGTATAGAGTGGTGGTTCCCCGGCAAGACAATCGCACTTCGTGGTGGCTATAATGCTAGTCTTGGAGGCGATGGTTACGATCCGACCGAGGCCAGTTTTGGATTTACTTATCGCAGCAAAAAGGCTCTTGATCTTCAGGTCGATTACGCGTTTGTTTATCCCCTTTCCGAGGTTCGTGAGACCGGTGCCACAAGCCATAAGATATCAGCGAGTCTTCGCTTTCTTCCGCCTCCTGAAAGGCTGTTTGATCTTGCGCTCAGAAGTAGCAATATGACCGTTTATCCTCGTGATGCTCAGATCGGGGAAGTAATCACGGTTAAAGCTAAGGTCGAAAATTTGGGCGAGAGGCCGGTTAAGAGTTATTATGTTAGTCTCTATTACGATGATCCTTCGCAGGGATGGATTCGGGCTACCCAGCCTATTCGTGTGGACGAAAAACTTGATGAGGGTGACTCGAAGGAACTTGAATTTAAATGGACAGCACCCGATCGTGGCCACTTTCAACTTTATGCTAGCGTCGATGATGATGGGACTATTCTTCCTGCCTTGAGAGACTATATTAGCGAGTTTGACGAGGAGAATAATACAGGTATTATCGAGGTTGACGTATTCGGTCTTCCTAAGGGAACTGTTACGCCTATAGAGAATACGTTGGATATAAGCCAGGTTACCCTTGTTCGCGAGGAGGAGCCGGTTGTGCCTATTTTCTTTTTTGCGCCCGGTAACGAACGTATCAACGAGAGATTCCATCATCTTCAGGATATTCTCGGGCAAAGGCTTCGCACCAATCCGGACATTGATATAGATGTTTATGGTTTTTATGATCCTGAATCTGATGGTGTAACGCCCGTTCTCGGTGATAGACTTGCTGAAAATAGAGCTAAGGCTGCACGCAGCGTATTCATGCGTTTCGAGCAAATTGCTACAGATAGAATCCATGTTGTCGATCCTCTTACATATAACACTTCCCGACCACGCGCCGGACTTCCGGTCGAGCATATGCCTAAGGATGTTCCGCTATCGATGGCCGAAAACCGTAGAACGCAGATGGTAACCCGAGTTAAGGGTTTTGAGGACTGGAGACCAGTTATCTATTTCGATAAAGGTTCGGATAGAGTTGAGACTGCGAGCCTTAACGGGTTGCGTAAGAAAGCTGAAGAGATTCGTAGTGTCATGGAAAGAAATCCTGAGGTTATTTTCCAGATGGAAGGTTTTGTTGGATCCGATGAAGTTTCCAATACCGGCCAGTGGGTTAAGCTTTCCTTTGACCGCGCATTTCAGGTTAAGCAGAAGGTTGGCGAGATACTTGGAGACGATTTTGTTCAAAGGTTCGGAAAGCGGCTATTTATTCGCGGTAACACCGACGAATATGCAGATCGCGGCAAGGTTGAGGTTGTTATCGATGGTGAGGGTTTGATATATCGTCCGCTCGAAGGAACGATGGCCGCCAAGGGTTACGAGCTTAATCAGGAACAGGTGAACTTCGTTCATATTACCAGCGATGTCGAGGCAGGCGTTGATACCTTTACCGTGTCAATTGTAGATTCCAAGGATAAGAGTTTCCGCATTCTCGCTGCTGGTAGTGGTAAGATACCTGAGGGTGCTCCATGGGACTGGAAAGATAAGGATGGGAATTTAATCAATCCTACTGAAGAGTATTTTTGCAAGCTCGAGATTCGCGACCGTCTTGGCCAGACATTTACTACCAAATCTGATCCAATTGCGGTCGAGGTTACCAAGCGTCAGCAACAGATGGAAACTCTTGTTATCGTTGAGTTTACGTTCGATGAGAAGATTTCCGAGTCTGGATTCCTCGAGAGCAGGGTTGAATATGTTGCGAGACGTTTCATAGAAAAAGCACTGGAGCCTAAAGATAAACTTACTGCTATTGTATCCGGCCATACCGATATTATAGGAATGGAGCACCGTAATCGTGAGTTATCAATTCAACGCGCCAGAAAAGAGGAAGAGAATTTAAGAAGATATCTTATATATATTCTCGGTCTCGCAGATAACACCGAGCTTTCGGCATGGCTTCGTGCTCATAATACCACTCTTACTTACAAAGGCTATTCTAATAATGATCCTTACGAAATTACCAAGTGGGTGGATAACAAGCTTGTAGAAGAAAAGATTGGAGATAACGAATTGCCTGAAGGTAGGACTATTAACCGTCGTGTTGTTATTGATTTCTTGATGGAGAAGGAAGGAACCGGCGGGGAAGAAGTCTCTCCTCAGTCTAAGGCTGAATAGGGCATATATTGAATTAACAAAATGGCCCTCGGTAACGGGGGTCTTTTTTTAATGATGCAAAATTAATGCATCAAGAAATTTTATTTATATAGCTTAAGGCGAGATTTTGTTCTTGACATATAAGGTATTGAGATTTAACTTATCCCGAAGTCTTGCGGAAGGTATAACTATATCCGTAAAACGTAATTAACAGTAATTAATAACCCAAAAAACGAATGGAGGGTATGCGATGCGTAAGCACGCTACAGCAATTATTTTAATGTTGCTCCTTGTTGGTGGTTTGTTAGCCCAGGGAGTCGCGATTACCCAACCCATCGACGGTCTCACCACGGCCGATGAAGACCAGCTTGTTTCTTATGTCTTCAGTGCGCCGGAGGATATCGACCAAGCTACGGTCGTATTGAGTGTCGATGGAACCGATTACACTATTGGTGCGGGCCTCGAATGGACGATAGTCAACTTGATTTATGACATTGTCCCGGGAGTCTGGACTGAAGGTGTTCACACGCTTAGCCTTTCTGCTCTTGACTTGGTTGGTGACCCAGTTATTGGGACACCTTTAGAAACTGAGTTTAATGTCGATTTGTCCGCTCCTTATATGAGCGCGCGCACACCTGGCGTTATCGATGAGACAGAACCTATTCTTACAACCGATGTTTTGGAACCTATTTCAGTCACCATCACCGACGATTTTGGCGTTATAGATCCCGCCTCGATAGTCGTCGAGATTAAGGATATTCCTTATACTATGGCTTCTGTGGGTGTTACGCTCACTGCAGTCGATGGTGGTTATCTCTTTGAATTCGATCCCGCCACGGCTGGAATCGCTTGGGAAGAGAACGATTGGGTGACAGTCGAACTCATGGCAGCTCAGGATGCTCCTCATTATGGTGCTTCTAATGTTGCTGTTCCGGGGCCTGAATTCGGGTTCTTTGTCGATGCTGATGGTCCTGAGTGCTTCCCAGTCGAGCCGATTCCTTTTGTCCGCGATATTATCTGGACGGGATGTTCTGACCTTCAGCTCACATGGCGCATTATCGATGAAAACGGTCTTGATCTTTCCTCATTCTACATCATGGTTAATGATGTAAGGTATAACTGGGGTAACTATCGTATGGTTGTGGATACTCTCGATTCATACGAAGTTTACACGGTTATCGATTCGGTTACGACTGATACAACCGAGATCGTTAATGAGGTTGTTTTCACATTCTCGCCGAACCCACAATGGTATGAAGGGGTTGTTTTTACAGTCTTTTCGCCGGTTATAAATGATATTTATGGCAATCCGGCTACCGATTGGGATTGGGGTGCATATTCGTGGACATCGTGGAAGCTTCGTTTCGATAACACCGGCCCGGCTATCTCGAACCCTGTTCCTGTTCCGAGCTATGTTACCAGAGACTTAGAAGAGTCGATCAGCTGGGATATGACCGATACATGGGGCGCTGTCGATCCTTCGACGGTTCACTTCATTATCGAGACATCTGGCGGCGAATATATTGAATACGATGCATGGAACGCCGTTACAACCAGAGAGATCACTTATGATGGTTTAACGATGACCTATTATCCCAATATGGGCGGTATCGCCTGGTTACAGGGTGACACAATCACCGTAACCATCTGGGATGTTATGGATTCAACGGAATTCTGTGATGCTAATCATCTTTCGCATCCTTCTTTCAGCTGGACTTTCTATGTTGCTGATGGTCCAATGGCTGACAATTTAATCCCGGGAGTTGCCGAGTTTACAAGTTGTCAAGCTCCTCAGATAAGTTTCGAACTTATTGATCCCGATGGAATTAACCCGACCTCGGTTCTTTTCCAGGTTGAGGATGTTATCTTTGATGTTAATTACGACATAACCGTTATCGAAACTGTTGCGATTATTGGTGGTCATGTGATTACCGAAACGACTGAAGTATTCCCGTTCTATCAGGATATTTCGCTTCCTTCTCGCTTCCTTCTCGATATGGCGCTTGTTCCGCCGAGTTTGATTAATTTCACCGATGCCATGGAGGTTAACTGCACGATTCTCGAAGCTATGGATTGGCTTGCCAATCCGCTTTGGGGAGGTCCTCACAGCTGGCGTTTCTGGGTGGATTACTCTGGTCCGTTCGCGGGCTCGACAATGCCCGCCGATGGTGGTATCGCTGGTGGCCCGTATCCGGTTTTCTCTATCGATGTTTTGGATGCGGTTTGCGGGATGGTAGATCCTAACGGCGTGAGCGTTCAGCTTCGCGGTGTTAACTTTAATCCGCTTATCGATCCCGGTGTTTTCTGGGAAGATATTTTTGGTGGTGGAAGAATCACAATCGATACTGAGATCGAAGGTTTCTACTACGATCATGGTTCTGTTGTTAATGTTTGTCTCAACGAGGCATACGATAATCCAAATCACCGTTGTGGGATTTGGGGCAACATTGCTCTCGATCTTCCCTACTGCTGGAGCTTCACTGTCGATAATCATGTTCCGGCTGTTGAAGTCGTCGAGCCTCTCAATATGACAGTATCGGCTTGTCCAATGCAGCCAATCGTTATCGAAATCACCGATGATTATGGCGTCGATCCTACAATGTTTAGAATGACAGTTAACCATGTAGTTATCGACTGGGGCGACCCAAGACTCACTTGGGATGGAACTTACCTTTCATTTACACCGACTGAGGATTATCCTGAGGGTTTGGTTACCTGGGCTCTTAACAGGCTTTCCGATGTTGCTGGTAATATAGACGATGAAACGCCGCTTTCCGGTGGATTCTATGCGGACTACACCGCTCCTGCCATTACTTTGACCGATCCGCTCGATGGCAGCACAGCTATCGTTGTGCCTGAGTTCCTAAAGATCGGAACCGATGATATGGCTGGACTCGATCCGCTGTTCACGCAGTTTGTTATAGATGTTTACACCGATGAAACTACCTTCGTCACATATATAGTAGATGAAGCGACCTTCCCCGGCGTGTTCATCTGGGATGCCGACTTAAATGAGCTTTGGCTCGATATGGCGGTTGCCGGTATTACATTTGATTTCGAGGTATATCGTGTTATGGTTAGCATTGCTACTGCAGATGCTCCTGAATATGCTTGCCCCGATCCGAATATTCTTGGCCTCTATCAATATGAGTTCTTCGTGAATCCAGGTTGGATGGTCGATCTTGAATATTGGTGTGACGAATCGACTATGGTGGATGTTTATGGATTCGGTGCTTTCTTTGGTGGAACCGAAGAATACGACGCTGGTCTCGATGAGCTACTTCCGCCGTTCCCACCGACCGAGACGCCGCTTTCGTTCTTAACTCCAGGCGCTGGAACTCCGCTCAGGCAAGACTATCTTGGCCTGGACTCCGACACCTGGGAGTGGACTATGTATACTGGTTCTCAGAGTGGTTGTATTCACTGGGATCCCACTGCACTTCCAGCTCTCGGCAGCTTTGTTATCAACGGAACTGTTGACATGCTCGGAACCGGTGAATATTGCTTTGAACCTGGCGAGGTTATTCTAATAAATGTGACTCGTCGTGTGATGATGGTAGCTGGAGGCTGGAATTTGATTTCAGTTCCGGTTGCGCCAGTTGACCCGAGTATCGAGGCTGTTTTCCCGATGGTAAACCCTGCTGATATTTGGGAATACACAGGCGGAACACCGCCTTATGTTCATCCGGCTATAGTTCATCCGGGACGTGCTTATATGGTTCTTTATACACCTGGCCCTGAAGACCCGGATCCCTGTTATTTCACGGTTCCCGGGATTCCTATTACCGAATATACTGTCGATCTGATAAAGGGTTGGAACACTATTGGTAGTGTTTATGACTTCGGTGGAGTTTCATTCCTCGATCCTGATGACACACCTGATGGTAGCTGTGAGCCGATCGTTTACTATCTCGATCCGGCAGCAGGTTCTTATGCCTTCTCCGATGTTATTGTTGCTGGGATGGGCTATTGGAATCTCGTCGATCCTCCGGCTCCTTTCTTAACCTGTGAGCTTACTGTTTCCGCGAGCTATGCCCGTGGCGCGAAAGCTCTACCTGGTTTCGAAGGCGAACCTGAGTGGACAACCACGATGAATTTCGCTGGTGATGCGGTTCGTGAAATAACCATCGGTGGGCATGCCGAGGCTACCGCCGAATACGAACGCGGTCTCGATATACCGATACCGCCGGCCCTTCCGGGTGCCACATTCGATGTCTATATTGAGGGAACCAAATATGGTCGCCTAATTAAGGACATTCGCAATAGCGACGGTTGGACGATCGTTGTGAATTCTCAGACACCGGTCGAGTTTACCTGGACAGGAAATGCTCCAGAGGGACTCATTCTAGAGGGAATGGGCCAAGAAATCGACCTTAACGTCGATGGAAGAGCGATTCTCGATCCAGGCACTTACACAGCGAAACGTCGTGTTGAAGTTCCGAGCGATTATGCACTTAAGGGCGCAGCTCCGAACCCATTCAATGCTGCTTGTGGCATAACATTCGACATTCCGAGTGATTCAAAAGTGACACTCGAAGTGTTCGATATGATGGGACGCAAGATAAGCACCGTTGCCGATGGCGATTTCGCTCCGGGCACACACCGTGTTATCTGGAACGGAAACGACGATTATGATCGTGAAGTTTCCAGTGGAGTCTATTTCTATAGAATGAATGCTGGAGATTTTAAAGCATCTGGCAGAATGGTTCTTATTCGCTAAATTCTGAATGAAAACCACGATAATAAAAAGCCCGCCGAAAGGTGGGCTTTTTTTTACACCAATATTTAAATTTATTTTCACGTGTGGAGAAAATAAAAGAAATAAATTATATTAAAATTGATGTTAGAATGTGTTCTTTATTGTTCTACTAAATTAAGGGGGGTGTCGAGCGTTGCACATAAATGGGCAACGAAGCGGCAGGCCGGAGGAAAATAATGGTTTGTAAGCCAATTTATTCCGGCCTCCGGCCTGACGCTAATTCTATGGGTCTTTGGAAAACGAGCTTTCCAAAGACCCATAGAATATCGACGCCTCCCCGGATGTATCTAGATAATCTAATTAAGAAAAAGGCGGCTGAGTAGCCGCCTTTAAAGAAAGTAGATATTAATAGATCAATTTAGAAATGATCGTAATCCTCGACTTCTTGATAAGCCGCTTGGAAATAAATACCTCTGTCTGGATAGGCTCCACCGACAAAATTCACAAAATAAAACTTTGTGTAGTGGCTACCAATTTTAATTGCAAATGTAGTTCCAGGTTGTGTAAGGGTCTGAGATCTTGCCGTGCCAATAGTTCCAGAAGATCCGAAAGACGAAAGACCGGCGGTGGCTATACCAAGGCGTTTGACAGAAGCCTCCCTAGTAGCCCATTCAGTCCCGAAAAGGGAGGGAGATTTAAGCGTAAGATAATTAGAATCGTCAACACCGAGGTAGAGATCGATAAATGTTAAATAGGCAAGGTTCATAGGATAAACGACCTGAGCATCGAAATCGACGGAGGAGAAAGCGCTATCGCCTCCGGTGGATTCCCAAAGTGTGTCAGAAAACCAAATGGTTGGTGAAGTATCTACAGTATTTGAATTAGAAGATAGCGTCGTATCATCGCCTTCGATCTTGATAGAACGGGCAGTAAAATAGTGTTTGCTTACACTACTCAAACCGGAAATAACGATTTCTGTGTTGTTGACGATAATACCCATATAGTGCGTTTCCATCTCTTCAGATGTAAGACCTGAAAAATCGGCATTAACACGATGGTAAATTTTGTATCCTGTGAATCCGGTTTCACCTTCATCGGGCGAAGGATTCCAGGTGAGCTTAACTGAATCTTGATAGGTAACATAAACCATACCAGTAGGCGGATCGAAAACCTCTGGTTCAGGCTCCGGGTCGGTGGATTTTTCACATCCAAATACAACAAGCATAATTATCGCACAAAACGATAATAGAAATAAAGTTTTTCTCATATGTCCTCCTTAAAGTTTTTATAAATATAGTAAAATTAATTATTAATCGCAAACGAAAACAAAAAAAGAGACCGAACAAGTTCAGTCTCTTTTAAAAAGGGTAAATGCTCGATTAATCGAGAAGCCTCCACTTAGCAATAGTTTGGATTGTCCAACTGAAAGTGATTTTATGAGCTGTCATGTCCCAATCCGTGATCTCCATTTTTCCATAGTAGCCATAAGCCATTTGCTTTTTGATATAAACACAATAGCTATAATTTGCACCAATGTCCTCGAAATTGTTATAAGACACGTCGTCAATATAAGGCGCAGTCGAAATGCTCGAATATGTAGTTGGAGAAGTGTAGATACCAGTAACATTGACGAAATCTCCACCATACCCGCTACAACTATTGATTGTTTCGTCATTATCATACCAGATATCAATCTCACCGGCATTAGCGGTTGTGAAGTTTTTGTTAGCACCGCTGCCATTAGAAAGATCCCAGCCATAAGCGGAAGGTTGACCCGAAACATCAAAACGATATATCTCAGCACCGGTGGACATGTGAACATAATCCTCAGTGTCGAAGGTCAAAGGATCGGATTCATCGTCGTCCATGTAAGCCACGATCTCGTAGGTTCCGAGTGTTGGACTTGAATGGGTGAAAGATGTGCCCATGCCTTCCCAAAGGGGTTCAGTTGCACCAGCAAAATAAACCCTGTAACCGTCGATGTCACTCGTTGAGCTGGGTGACCAGCTAATAATTAAATCTAGATGATTCGATGCGTCGCCAACAAGAGTAGCGGCATTAGGCGCATCGATAGCGTCTGTTGGCTCGTCACAATCAGAGCCCATCATAACTAATGCTAAGGGGATTGCGAGCAATAATAGAAATAGTTTCTTCATGCTGTGTCCTTTCATTGATTAATTAACCCGCGCAGCCTTTTTCTTTCCCGCAGCGCTCTTTTTCTTCTCGGGCTCGGCTTTCTTTGCTTCGGTTGTGGTTTCTTTTTCCTCTTCCTTCACTTCTTCTTTAACCTCTTCGCCCTCTTCCATCTCTTCGGCGGTTTCGCCAGCTTCGAACTCGGTTATTTTGGTCTCGAGTTCGGCAACTTTTCCTTTAAGCTCCATGTTTTCAGTTTGAAGCTCTTGTAATTTTTTCTCATAATCCGCATTTGGTTGCGTACAACCGGAAATAAAAATTGTTGCGGCTAACGCGATAATCAAGATTACCAATCCCTTTTTCATGTGACCCTCCTAAGGTTGTTGTTTTCGAAAAGGATTCATTATTGCAAAAATAATACAAATTGACTTATTTGTCAAATGCTTTATTTTACCACGATCTTACCGTCGTGCATTATCTCTTTAGTATCAAAAAAGACTGTCGGACAAAGCAGTATTCCATCGAGATGCGAGGCCACACGGATACTCCCGCCCATGGAACGGTTGTCTCCCATTGCGATATGGACTGTGCCAAGAACCTTTTCATCTTCGAGGACACTACCGATAAGTTTGGCTTTGTAATTGGTTCCAATTCCGAGCTCGGCAATATTATAGGCCTCTTTGCCGTATGGTTTCATTATGGATTTTAAATATTCTGCGGATTTTCCTCCGGATATCTCTATCGCATAACCGTCTTTAACCTGAATTGTTATATAATTTTCCGGGGTTAAAATTCCAGTATCGGCTATGGCTCCATCAATAACAAAAACGCCATTTGCCGTGCCTTCGATTGGTGCAGTATATGCCTCTCCCGCAGGAAGATTTGTGAAACCTCCGGGATTATGGACGAGGCCGGTGTCTGCGATACCAGCTCTACCCTCTAAAGAGAAAGTTAAATCGGTGCCTGCAGGAGTTGTTATCCGGACATTTTTCGCCGGAGTCATAAGCTCTGCGAGTTTGATAGATAAATCAGAGATTCTTTGGTAGTCGGCATTCATGGCTCGTTCCATGGTCTCTTGCATGATATTAGGCAAAGTTGCACATCTTGCCCCGGCCTTGCATGCATTGCGACGCGCTTCTGTGTGGCTCATGCTCCTATACGTAGGAATAATAAGGACATCATAATGCTTCATCATCTCGGCAACTTCGGGCGGAGGTTCCTCTCCGTGGCTTTTTCGAGGTTGTATAACAACCATTGTAGAATCAGCTATTTCGCTTGCTGCTTCGAGAAAAACCTCACCGATCTCTAAAAGCTTTGTATCGGTTATCACCAGCACCCGTTCGTTGCTCTGTATTGTCAGACATTCCCTGACTGCAACCTCGGCGGAGGTCTTTAGTGTATTATCCATTTTAATCCTTCTAAAATTTATTTTGTGTTTA is a window encoding:
- a CDS encoding type IX secretion system membrane protein PorP/SprF, producing MRTMFKFLVFFIILAATPALFAQDVEDNLGARPLGMGRSFVAIADDGNAALWNPAGMSFYKERIISGMFSRLYWGIDNDAIGEGQLGYIHHFRRSGDVGVNAVMLFSNIWRESRVTLSYSHGIGKKFSFGVNGRLLRNEVVQNNITFSSGSPAPPGMSIVDPRDDPFFNDGWSKLGFTGDVGFMYHPNRRLSVGLMAANLTQPDMSFKGVGEDGVIPMTVRAGASYWIQDALLPAMDIQYIMDEVNGGNEIHHYNGIEWWFPGKTIALRGGYNASLGGDGYDPTEASFGFTYRSKKALDLQVDYAFVYPLSEVRETGATSHKISASLRFLPPPERLFDLALRSSNMTVYPRDAQIGEVITVKAKVENLGERPVKSYYVSLYYDDPSQGWIRATQPIRVDEKLDEGDSKELEFKWTAPDRGHFQLYASVDDDGTILPALRDYISEFDEENNTGIIEVDVFGLPKGTVTPIENTLDISQVTLVREEEPVVPIFFFAPGNERINERFHHLQDILGQRLRTNPDIDIDVYGFYDPESDGVTPVLGDRLAENRAKAARSVFMRFEQIATDRIHVVDPLTYNTSRPRAGLPVEHMPKDVPLSMAENRRTQMVTRVKGFEDWRPVIYFDKGSDRVETASLNGLRKKAEEIRSVMERNPEVIFQMEGFVGSDEVSNTGQWVKLSFDRAFQVKQKVGEILGDDFVQRFGKRLFIRGNTDEYADRGKVEVVIDGEGLIYRPLEGTMAAKGYELNQEQVNFVHITSDVEAGVDTFTVSIVDSKDKSFRILAAGSGKIPEGAPWDWKDKDGNLINPTEEYFCKLEIRDRLGQTFTTKSDPIAVEVTKRQQQMETLVIVEFTFDEKISESGFLESRVEYVARRFIEKALEPKDKLTAIVSGHTDIIGMEHRNRELSIQRARKEEENLRRYLIYILGLADNTELSAWLRAHNTTLTYKGYSNNDPYEITKWVDNKLVEEKIGDNELPEGRTINRRVVIDFLMEKEGTGGEEVSPQSKAE
- a CDS encoding T9SS type A sorting domain-containing protein, whose amino-acid sequence is MRKHATAIILMLLLVGGLLAQGVAITQPIDGLTTADEDQLVSYVFSAPEDIDQATVVLSVDGTDYTIGAGLEWTIVNLIYDIVPGVWTEGVHTLSLSALDLVGDPVIGTPLETEFNVDLSAPYMSARTPGVIDETEPILTTDVLEPISVTITDDFGVIDPASIVVEIKDIPYTMASVGVTLTAVDGGYLFEFDPATAGIAWEENDWVTVELMAAQDAPHYGASNVAVPGPEFGFFVDADGPECFPVEPIPFVRDIIWTGCSDLQLTWRIIDENGLDLSSFYIMVNDVRYNWGNYRMVVDTLDSYEVYTVIDSVTTDTTEIVNEVVFTFSPNPQWYEGVVFTVFSPVINDIYGNPATDWDWGAYSWTSWKLRFDNTGPAISNPVPVPSYVTRDLEESISWDMTDTWGAVDPSTVHFIIETSGGEYIEYDAWNAVTTREITYDGLTMTYYPNMGGIAWLQGDTITVTIWDVMDSTEFCDANHLSHPSFSWTFYVADGPMADNLIPGVAEFTSCQAPQISFELIDPDGINPTSVLFQVEDVIFDVNYDITVIETVAIIGGHVITETTEVFPFYQDISLPSRFLLDMALVPPSLINFTDAMEVNCTILEAMDWLANPLWGGPHSWRFWVDYSGPFAGSTMPADGGIAGGPYPVFSIDVLDAVCGMVDPNGVSVQLRGVNFNPLIDPGVFWEDIFGGGRITIDTEIEGFYYDHGSVVNVCLNEAYDNPNHRCGIWGNIALDLPYCWSFTVDNHVPAVEVVEPLNMTVSACPMQPIVIEITDDYGVDPTMFRMTVNHVVIDWGDPRLTWDGTYLSFTPTEDYPEGLVTWALNRLSDVAGNIDDETPLSGGFYADYTAPAITLTDPLDGSTAIVVPEFLKIGTDDMAGLDPLFTQFVIDVYTDETTFVTYIVDEATFPGVFIWDADLNELWLDMAVAGITFDFEVYRVMVSIATADAPEYACPDPNILGLYQYEFFVNPGWMVDLEYWCDESTMVDVYGFGAFFGGTEEYDAGLDELLPPFPPTETPLSFLTPGAGTPLRQDYLGLDSDTWEWTMYTGSQSGCIHWDPTALPALGSFVINGTVDMLGTGEYCFEPGEVILINVTRRVMMVAGGWNLISVPVAPVDPSIEAVFPMVNPADIWEYTGGTPPYVHPAIVHPGRAYMVLYTPGPEDPDPCYFTVPGIPITEYTVDLIKGWNTIGSVYDFGGVSFLDPDDTPDGSCEPIVYYLDPAAGSYAFSDVIVAGMGYWNLVDPPAPFLTCELTVSASYARGAKALPGFEGEPEWTTTMNFAGDAVREITIGGHAEATAEYERGLDIPIPPALPGATFDVYIEGTKYGRLIKDIRNSDGWTIVVNSQTPVEFTWTGNAPEGLILEGMGQEIDLNVDGRAILDPGTYTAKRRVEVPSDYALKGAAPNPFNAACGITFDIPSDSKVTLEVFDMMGRKISTVADGDFAPGTHRVIWNGNDDYDREVSSGVYFYRMNAGDFKASGRMVLIR
- a CDS encoding aminopeptidase; its protein translation is MDNTLKTSAEVAVRECLTIQSNERVLVITDTKLLEIGEVFLEAASEIADSTMVVIQPRKSHGEEPPPEVAEMMKHYDVLIIPTYRSMSHTEARRNACKAGARCATLPNIMQETMERAMNADYQRISDLSIKLAELMTPAKNVRITTPAGTDLTFSLEGRAGIADTGLVHNPGGFTNLPAGEAYTAPIEGTANGVFVIDGAIADTGILTPENYITIQVKDGYAIEISGGKSAEYLKSIMKPYGKEAYNIAELGIGTNYKAKLIGSVLEDEKVLGTVHIAMGDNRSMGGSIRVASHLDGILLCPTVFFDTKEIMHDGKIVVK